A portion of the Vicingus serpentipes genome contains these proteins:
- the porV gene encoding type IX secretion system outer membrane channel protein PorV: MKRVVLGLLTVISVSQIKAQSDLNRGALQLNTITTAVPFLLIAPDSRAGALGDAGVATSPDANSIHWNPAKMAFIEKEMGVSISYSPWLRRLVPDISLSYVSLYKKLGDDHAIGGSLRYFSLGDIKFTDETGNALGDFRPAEFAVDIAYARKLSDRFSGGIAARYIYSNLTGGIDVSGAGTRAGTSFAVDVSGFYTNEDAELFGQDVIFNVGLNVSNIGAKISYTDDANKDFIPINMKLGQSLAFVLDDYNSIAIITDVNKLLVPTPPIYATDDKGDPIIDNTTGEQVIESGKDPNVGIMSGMIQSFSDAPGGFSEELKEYNLSAGLEYWYNKQFAVRTGYFHEHLTKGNRKYVTLGAGLKMNVFSVDFSYLIAMTQNNPLANTMRFSLMFNFEDFKKQGKSGE; encoded by the coding sequence ATGAAAAGAGTAGTATTAGGATTATTAACTGTTATATCAGTTTCTCAAATAAAAGCACAAAGCGACCTTAATAGAGGAGCCTTACAATTAAACACAATTACAACTGCGGTACCTTTTTTATTGATAGCTCCTGACTCAAGAGCTGGTGCACTAGGAGATGCGGGTGTAGCAACTTCTCCTGATGCAAACTCAATACACTGGAATCCAGCAAAAATGGCTTTTATAGAAAAAGAAATGGGAGTTTCTATTTCTTATTCTCCATGGTTGAGAAGATTAGTTCCAGATATTAGTTTATCCTATGTTAGTTTGTATAAAAAATTAGGTGATGACCACGCAATAGGAGGTTCTCTTCGTTATTTTTCATTAGGAGATATTAAGTTTACAGATGAAACAGGTAATGCATTAGGAGATTTTAGACCTGCAGAGTTCGCTGTTGACATTGCTTATGCAAGAAAATTAAGTGATCGTTTCTCAGGTGGTATTGCTGCTAGATATATTTATTCTAATTTAACTGGAGGTATTGATGTAAGTGGAGCTGGAACAAGAGCCGGAACAAGTTTTGCTGTTGATGTAAGTGGGTTTTACACGAATGAGGATGCTGAATTATTTGGACAAGATGTTATTTTTAATGTTGGATTAAATGTTTCAAATATAGGTGCCAAAATATCTTATACAGATGACGCAAATAAAGATTTTATTCCTATTAATATGAAGTTAGGACAATCCTTAGCTTTTGTATTGGATGATTATAACTCTATTGCAATTATTACAGATGTAAATAAATTGTTAGTTCCAACCCCTCCAATTTATGCAACTGATGATAAAGGAGATCCAATAATTGATAATACAACTGGAGAGCAAGTAATAGAATCTGGAAAAGATCCTAATGTAGGAATAATGTCTGGTATGATTCAGTCGTTTAGTGATGCCCCAGGTGGGTTTTCGGAAGAGCTTAAGGAGTATAATCTATCTGCAGGTTTGGAATATTGGTACAATAAGCAATTTGCAGTTAGAACAGGATACTTTCATGAACATTTAACCAAAGGGAATAGAAAATACGTAACACTTGGTGCAGGATTAAAAATGAATGTTTTTAGTGTCGATTTTTCTTATTTAATAGCAATGACTCAAAATAATCCATTAGCAAACACAATGAGATTTTCGTTGATGTTTAATTTTGAAGACTTCAAAAAACAAGGTAAAAGCGGAGAATAA
- the ispF gene encoding 2-C-methyl-D-erythritol 2,4-cyclodiphosphate synthase: MKIKVGFGFDVHQLKDGADFWLGGIMIPHTKGSIGHSDADVLIHTICDALLGAANLRDIGFHFPPSDSKYKGIDSKILLKDVVALVEEKGFSIGNIDATIALQEPKINPHIPEMKKVLSSIMNIEEDDVSIKATTTERLGFEGREEGVSAYAVVLIQK, encoded by the coding sequence ATGAAGATTAAAGTTGGTTTCGGTTTTGATGTACATCAACTGAAAGATGGTGCTGATTTCTGGTTGGGTGGTATAATGATACCTCACACAAAAGGTTCTATAGGACATTCAGATGCAGATGTTTTAATTCATACAATTTGTGATGCTTTATTGGGAGCAGCTAATCTAAGAGATATAGGTTTTCACTTTCCACCTTCAGATAGTAAATACAAAGGGATAGATAGTAAAATTCTTTTAAAAGATGTGGTTGCTTTAGTTGAAGAAAAAGGTTTTTCTATAGGTAATATCGATGCAACAATTGCTCTTCAAGAGCCCAAAATCAACCCTCATATTCCAGAAATGAAAAAAGTGCTATCTTCAATAATGAATATTGAAGAAGACGATGTTTCTATAAAAGCAACCACAACAGAGAGATTAGGATTTGAAGGTAGAGAAGAGGGTGTCTCAGCTTACGCTGTTGTCCTGATTCAAAAATAA